In the Candidatus Dadabacteria bacterium genome, TCTTTCATGCACTCCTTGAAAACCGCATTCGCCTCAAGGATTTTTTCAGGGTCAACATCAAGGGTGTAGTCCGTCCCCTTGAGCGCGTTGCACATGGAAATGATGTCGGGCTGCGCCGTGCCGCCCGAAACCGGGGCTCTGGACACGCATATTCCATCGCAACCGGCCTCTATCGCGGCGGTGTATTGCGCCACCCCCTGCGCGGCGGTCTCATGAGTGTGAACCCACAGCACGGTGTCGCCGCCGACAATCTCCCTCGTGCCCTTCACCGTATCGTAGACCTTGCGCGGGTTTGATGTCCCCGAAGCGTCTTTGAAGCAGATGGAGTCAAACGGAAGGCCGCTGTCAAGTATTTCGCGGACCTTGGATATGTAAAAAGCGGAGTCATGAGCGCCCTCGCATCCGGGGGGAAGCTCCATCATCGTTACCACGACCTGATGGTGGAGGCCCGCATCCGCTATGCAACGGGCGGAATACTCAAGGTTTCTCACGTCGTTGAGGGCGTCAAAGTTGCGTATGTGCGTTATGCCGTGCTTTTTGAACATGCGCGCGTGAAGGTCAATCATGTCCTTGGGCTGCGCCGAAAGGGCGACCACATTGATGCCTCTGGCAAGGGTCTGGAGGTTGGCGTCCGGACCGGCGGCGGCCCTGAACCTGTCCATCATGTCAAACGCGGACTCCCCGCAGTAAAGGAAGAGACTCTGAAACCTTGCCCCTCCTCCCGCCTCAAAGTGCGTGATTCCCGCGCGGGCGGCGGCCTCAACCGCCGGAATAAAGTCTTCGGTCAGCACCCGCGCCCCGAAGAAAGACTGAAAGCCGTCCCTGAAAGATGTGTCCTGAAACAGTATTTTCTTCATGGTCTTAACCCTTTTGCGACATGTGGAGGGAAACTGCGGCCGATATGACGGCGGCAACCCGGCCGGTGTCCGCCCCGGAAGGGGGCTGCGGCGCGGGCGACTCTTCTCCGCCGAAGAATCGCTCTGAAATTTTTATCATTAAAAGCAAAGCCGCCAGAAAGACGTAAACCACAAACATCCCCGCCAGCATCAGTTTGAGCCCTTCAACAATCATGGAATTTCCCCTTTGATTTAACAGCAACGGGACGCTTTGTCAACTTGACCGCGCTCCGCCATGTGGTAGTGTTGAGGCATTCTGTTATGAAAAGAACTTTTCAACCTCACAGGAAAAAGGCGGTGAGAGTCCACGGCTTCCGGGCAAGGATGGCCACGGTGGGCGGGCGTCGCGTTTTGAAAAGAAGAATGGACAAGGGCAGACGCATTTTGACCGTCCAGTTCCGGTCAAAATGAGCGGCGGCAGACTCCGCAAAAGAGAAAAACTGATGGAAAAAACCGACTATGTGCGCGTCCTGAGAAAAGGCAGGAGGTTCTCCTCCCGCAATTTCTCCGTTGCCACGGCGGAAAACGGGTTCGGATTCGCGCGAATCGGGCAGATAGTGGCGAAAAAAAATGTTCCCTCGGCGGTCTCAAGGAATAAAATCAAGCGCCGTTTCAGGGAAGTCTTCAGGCTGAACAAACAGAGATTCGGTTCAAACGACGTCGTATTCATGGCAAAGAACGACTCGTCAAACCTCCCCTTCCCGGCAGTCAGCGGCGAGCTTCTCGGACTGGTGGGCGGGGAGAACTGATATGGCGGCGCGCGCGGCGGTCAGGTTCGCGGTCTTTCTTGTGGAGGTTTACAGGACGGCGGTCTCGCCCCTTCTGGGGCCTCACTGCCGGTTTCATCCGAGTTGTTCGCAATATGCGGCGGACGCGCTGAAAACCCACGGCCTCAAAACCGGCGGCTTTATGGCGCTTGGAAGAATCGCAAGATGCCACCCCCTCAGCCGGGGCGGCTACGACCCCGTAAAACCGGCGAAGTAACACCATGCGGGACGACAATCTCACTTTCAACTACATAGTTTTTGCGGTTCTGGCCATAGGGGTCATCTTCGGATACTCAAAGATGTTCCCGCCGCCGGGGGCCGCTCCCGCGGCAAAGGAGGAGACCGCCGCGCCGGAGAAAACCCAAAACCGCACCCCCGCTCCCTCCGAACCCGTTCGCGGGACGGACCTCTGGGCTCACGACTCCCGCCCGCCGGGAGAGTTCGTGGAGATTGACACGCCGCTCTACACCGCGCGCGTTGACACCGGAAGCGGAGAGATAACCTCGTGGGTGCTCAAACATTATCGCGAGAGCCCGGAGCCCGGCTCACCGCCGCTTAACCTGATTTCAGACCAGTCAACCGCGCCCGAGGCCGCGCTCTCTTTTGAGGACGGAACAAAAGCCGCGCCGTTCAAATACGACGGGGAGCAAACCGTCAGGGTTGAGGGGCTTGCAAGGGAGGTTGCGCTCACCTACCGGAGCGGCGGCGTCCGGGTGGTCAAAAAGTTGTCGTTTTCGCCGGACACCTACATCATAGGCGGCAGGTATGAGATAACCAACACTTCCGGGCGGACGTTTGAATACGCCTCCCATTTCCTGCAGAACGGCGAAGTGAAACAGGGCTCTTACGGCCCCGCCGAAGCGCTTGTCCTGTCCGTGGCGGGGGAGAGAAAACAGTTCAACGGCGCGGACGACGCCGGACAGACGCTTTCGGGAAGAGTGGACTGGCTGGGATTTTCAAAAAAATACTTCATACTCGCCGCCCTTCCGGAGTCCGGGGAGTTGACCGAGGTTCACACCGGCAGGGCGGGCGGGAACATGGTAAAAACCCGTTTTTCCTACGGAAGATTTTCCGTTCCGCCGGGCGGGGTGTCCGTGCGCAGGTGGAAGGCGTATATGGGGCCCAAGCGCGAAAGCCTGCTCAGAGGCGCGGGCTACGGATTTGAAAACGCGATTGACTACGGATGGTTCGGAACGCTCTCCAAACTGGCGGTGCGGGTTCTGAAATACACCGACCGCTTCTTTAACAACTACGGAATCTCCATACTTGTAATAACGCTGGTATTCCGGCTGCTGTTCCTGCCCCTCTCCATACGGGGAATGAGGTCAATGAAGGACATGCAGAAAAAGATGGAGAGAATCAAGCCCAAACTGGACGCCCTCAAGGAGAAGTTCAAGGGCGACAAGAAACGCCAGAACGAAGAGATGATGAGGCTTTACACAAGCCACGGAATCAACCCCCTGAGCAGCCTCGGCGGATGCCTGCCGATGCTGGCTCAAGTGCCGGTCTTCATAGCGCTTTACTACGGGCTGCTTTACTCAATAGACCTGCGGCACAGTTCATTTCTCTGGATAGACGACCTGTCCGCGCCCGAAAACCTGTTCAACATACCGTGGACACCCGTGCCGTTCAGGATACTTCCGCTGGCAATGGGGATTTCGTGGTGGTTCTCAACAAAACTTACGCCAACCCCCGCCGCGGGCGACACAGCCGCCATGCAGGCGAAAATAATGCAATTTATGCCCGTTGTATTCACGTTCATAATGTGGGACTTTCCGTCCGGTCTGGTTCTCTACTGGACGGCGAGCAACCTGCTGAGCGTGGCGCAACAGGTATATATAAACCGGAGCGGGTGAGCGGCGGGAAATAAAAACAAGGAGGAAAAGTTGTCATGAGAGAGACGGAAAAAGAAGCGCCCACAACGGAAGAGGCGATTGAAGAGGCCCTGATTGAACTGGGCGTTCAGAGAGAGGAGGTTGAGGTTGAAGTGCTGCGCGAGCCCTCGCGCGGAATTCTGGGAATAGGCGGCAGAAAGGCAAAGGTGAGCGTCCGGCTCAGGCGCGGAGGCGGCGGAGGCGGACGCCCCGGCGAAGGCCGGGATACCGGCGGGCCCCCCGTACATTCCGAAAAAGTGCCCGCCGAGGCCGAAGAGGCGGTCAAGGGCATTTTAGACATTATGGGCATCGCCCACAAAGTGAAGGTGTCCGAAACGGACTCGGCGGTTGAGGTTGACCTCAAAGTGGAAGAGTCTCAGGGGCTTCTGATAGGCAAATACGGCGAAACGCTCAGGAGTCTTGAGTACGTGGTGGCAAGGATAGTGTCCGCAAAAACCGGCAAACAGCCCAACCGCGGCAAGAGGATCTCAATTGACATCAACGGCTACAAACGGGAACGGGAAAAGGAGCTTGAGAGAAAGGCGACCGAAGCGGCGAGAAAGGTGATTGAATCCGGAAGGCCGTTCACTTTCCACAGAATGCAGGCTTACGAGAGAAAGGTTGTCTACACGGCGGTCAAGGACATGGAAGGAATAAAATTTGAGACCAAAGAGGACGGCAACGCCAAGAAAATAACCTTCCTGCCGGACGCAAAGTAGCCCCACGCCGTGCGCGACAAGGCAGGGCAGTTCCTTGAAACAATAACCGCCGCCGCTCCGGCGGCGGTTCTCACGGGAGCGGGCGTAAGCACGGAGTCCGGCATACCGGACTACCGGTCTCCCGGCGAGGGAATGTGGGAGAAAATGGACCAGTCCGTGGTGTCTCTGGACGGGTTTATGCAAAACCCCGCCGCCTACTACTCATACGCTCTGGAACTGCATCCCGTGCGCAGCACGGCAAAGCCGAATGCGGGTCATCTGCTGTTTGCCGAACTTGAGCGGCGCGGGCTGACAAACGGCGTCATCACGCAGAATGTGGACGGCCTTCACCACGAGGCCGGGTCGCGGGTGGTGCGCGAACTTCACGGCTCAATCAGGCGGACGGTGTGCCTTGCGTGCGGCGGCGCAACGCCGATGGACGAGGTGATGGAAAGGGTTAAAAAGGGCGAGTCCGCCCCCGTGTGCAAGTGCGGCGGCGTTCTGAAACCGGACGCGGTTTTCTTCGGCGAGCCGCTTCCCTCAGAGCCCTGGAATGAAGCCGTAAAGGCGGTTGAAGAGGCGGGCGTCCTTATAGTGGCCGGGTCGTCTCTGGTTGTAACGCCCGCAAGCATGCTGCCGCAAACAGCGCTCCGCGCCGGAGCGAAACTCATAATCCTGAACCGGACGGAAACGCCCTACGATGAATACGCCGACCTTGTGGTCAGGGAAAATATCTCCCTGTTTGCCGCTGCGGTCGGCGATATGCTGAGTGTCAGTAACTGAAGCCGTTCGGGCGGAGACCGATACCGGTTTGAAACCTTACCGCATGGGGGCCCCAGTCGTAACCGATGCCCGCCGTGAGAAACACCTTGTTTGAAAGGGAAATGTTCACAACCCCGTCAACCGCCATGCCGTCACTGAGCTCCTCAATGGAGCGGTATGAGCCGGAAAGCAACAGTGAAAGCCGTCCCTGAGAGAATTCGGCTCCCGCCTCCCCTCCCCAGGAAAGTTCGGTCTCCCGTTTATTTCTGTCAGTCTCCGTCCGCACCCTTGAGGTGACGATGCCCATTGTGGGAGCGATGAACAGCTTGGCGTGCGGCGTTACCTGCTTGTAGGCAACGGCCTTTGCCGCCGTGTCAAAAACCCACGTCTTGAGACTGTTGCGTGACCCCTGTGAGTATGCCGTCTCGGTTACAAACACCCAGTGCTCGCCCTGAAACAGTCGGGTGTCCACCTGAAAACCCTGCAACCGTTTTGCGGTTGAATCGTCATCCAGTTCGCCACCGTACTCTCTTGAGATAAACTTTGTGACGATGTTCGCGCCATCTTCAAGCACGCTGTGACCTCCCTCCGCCCCGATTGACGGGGTCGCGACGGCAAAGGCCGCCGACAACATAAAAGCCACAGAAAGTAAAACTCTCTTCATTACTATAGCCCTCCTACGAAGCTAAATGGACCTGCCAACTTGGAAATGCAGTCCTCCCCGCGACCCATATTAAACAATAAGTCGCCGTTAAACAAGAGGAATTTGCGCCTCAGGCCGCTTTCTTTCTCTGAACAAGTATCACCCACCTGCCCTTCTGAACAACCTCATCACTCTGATTGAGAACCTCAAGTTCCCAGATGAGGAAGCCCATTTCGGGTCTCTTGTGCTCGCGTTTCTCCGCGAGTTTGCGCTTTATCCTTACGGTGTCGCCAAACTTGACCGCTCCGGAAAAACGCCAGTCTTCAAGTCCCATAAACGCAATGGTGGCAAGCCTCGGCATCGTGAACCAGAGCCCCGAAGATATGGAGAGGACACAAAGCCCGTGCGCCACCCGCGTTTTGAAAACCGTCTTTTTTGCAAACTCCTCGTCTATGTGCATGTTGTTGAAGTCCGCGGAAAGCCCGGCAAAGTTTACAACATCGGCCTCGGTAACAGTCCTGCCGGTGCTCTCATGCTCCTCGCCGACCTCTATGTCTTCGTAAAAAATCTTTGACATTCTCTTATCCTCCCGCGCTCAAGCCGAAACCGGACGAAACTTCGGAAGCGTTACCTCTTCCGTCACGTCATCAAAAACGACTTCAACCTCCATTCCTATCTTCACGTCGTTAACATCGCACTCAACAATGTTTGTCATCATCTTCACGCCTTCGTCAAGTTCCACAAGCGCCACGACATACGCGCCGTCCTCCTTGTAGGCCTTTGTGGGGCCCATGTGGTGGATGGAAAACGTCCACACCCTGCCCCTTCCCGGAGACTTTACCCATTCAATGTCGGCGCTCATGTCATCCCCCGGGGAGAAAGCCCTCGGGTAAAAGAAGAATTCGCCGCTCTGCTTTGAGCGGGGCAGCATAAGGCTGTGCTGTTTGCAGCCGTCCCAGAACGGCTTTGTTTCCGGCCTGAACTCCGGAAGCGGTTTTGCGTATTTTCCTTCAGCCATTTTTCATATCCTCCTGATTGTCTGCTCTTTCAGTTCAGCGGCTGGTTGCCGAGAACAATGGTGCTGTGGGCGGAAACTATGCCGCCGTTGCCGTGAACAAGCGCGACCTCCGCGCCGTCAACCTGCCGTTTTCCGGCCCCGCCGCGAAGCTGGAGGGTTGCCTCAACCACATGGTGCATGGCCCCCAGATGCGCCTGGGAGAGAAGCCCCCCGTGCGTGTTGACCGGCAGGTCCTTGCCGCGTTCCATCCTTCCCTCAAGCGCGAACGGCCCCCCCTCTCCGGGTTTTACAAATCCGAGGCCCTCAAGTTCAAGCAGAACCGTGATGGTGAAGCAATCGTAAAGGAACGCCACATCAACATCACCGGCGCTGATTCCGGCAGTGCCGAACGCCTTGTCGCCCGAGGTTTTGACCGCGGAGTATATCTGCCCGAGGTCATGGAGCGTGGTCAGATACTGGTGCGAGTAGCCCTGTCCCATTCCCCAGAGGTAGGCAAGGTTGTTGTCTATGCCGAG is a window encoding:
- the rnpA gene encoding ribonuclease P protein component; translated protein: MSGGRLRKREKLMEKTDYVRVLRKGRRFSSRNFSVATAENGFGFARIGQIVAKKNVPSAVSRNKIKRRFREVFRLNKQRFGSNDVVFMAKNDSSNLPFPAVSGELLGLVGGEN
- a CDS encoding OB-fold domain-containing protein, whose product is MAEGKYAKPLPEFRPETKPFWDGCKQHSLMLPRSKQSGEFFFYPRAFSPGDDMSADIEWVKSPGRGRVWTFSIHHMGPTKAYKEDGAYVVALVELDEGVKMMTNIVECDVNDVKIGMEVEVVFDDVTEEVTLPKFRPVSA
- a CDS encoding MaoC/PaaZ C-terminal domain-containing protein; the encoded protein is MSKIFYEDIEVGEEHESTGRTVTEADVVNFAGLSADFNNMHIDEEFAKKTVFKTRVAHGLCVLSISSGLWFTMPRLATIAFMGLEDWRFSGAVKFGDTVRIKRKLAEKREHKRPEMGFLIWELEVLNQSDEVVQKGRWVILVQRKKAA
- the yidC gene encoding membrane protein insertase YidC — translated: MRDDNLTFNYIVFAVLAIGVIFGYSKMFPPPGAAPAAKEETAAPEKTQNRTPAPSEPVRGTDLWAHDSRPPGEFVEIDTPLYTARVDTGSGEITSWVLKHYRESPEPGSPPLNLISDQSTAPEAALSFEDGTKAAPFKYDGEQTVRVEGLAREVALTYRSGGVRVVKKLSFSPDTYIIGGRYEITNTSGRTFEYASHFLQNGEVKQGSYGPAEALVLSVAGERKQFNGADDAGQTLSGRVDWLGFSKKYFILAALPESGELTEVHTGRAGGNMVKTRFSYGRFSVPPGGVSVRRWKAYMGPKRESLLRGAGYGFENAIDYGWFGTLSKLAVRVLKYTDRFFNNYGISILVITLVFRLLFLPLSIRGMRSMKDMQKKMERIKPKLDALKEKFKGDKKRQNEEMMRLYTSHGINPLSSLGGCLPMLAQVPVFIALYYGLLYSIDLRHSSFLWIDDLSAPENLFNIPWTPVPFRILPLAMGISWWFSTKLTPTPAAGDTAAMQAKIMQFMPVVFTFIMWDFPSGLVLYWTASNLLSVAQQVYINRSG
- a CDS encoding Jag N-terminal domain-containing protein; the encoded protein is MRETEKEAPTTEEAIEEALIELGVQREEVEVEVLREPSRGILGIGGRKAKVSVRLRRGGGGGGRPGEGRDTGGPPVHSEKVPAEAEEAVKGILDIMGIAHKVKVSETDSAVEVDLKVEESQGLLIGKYGETLRSLEYVVARIVSAKTGKQPNRGKRISIDINGYKREREKELERKATEAARKVIESGRPFTFHRMQAYERKVVYTAVKDMEGIKFETKEDGNAKKITFLPDAK
- a CDS encoding OadG family protein; this encodes MIVEGLKLMLAGMFVVYVFLAALLLMIKISERFFGGEESPAPQPPSGADTGRVAAVISAAVSLHMSQKG
- a CDS encoding Sir2 family NAD-dependent protein deacetylase, encoding MRDKAGQFLETITAAAPAAVLTGAGVSTESGIPDYRSPGEGMWEKMDQSVVSLDGFMQNPAAYYSYALELHPVRSTAKPNAGHLLFAELERRGLTNGVITQNVDGLHHEAGSRVVRELHGSIRRTVCLACGGATPMDEVMERVKKGESAPVCKCGGVLKPDAVFFGEPLPSEPWNEAVKAVEEAGVLIVAGSSLVVTPASMLPQTALRAGAKLIILNRTETPYDEYADLVVRENISLFAAAVGDMLSVSN
- the rpmH gene encoding 50S ribosomal protein L34: MKRTFQPHRKKAVRVHGFRARMATVGGRRVLKRRMDKGRRILTVQFRSK
- the yidD gene encoding membrane protein insertion efficiency factor YidD; the protein is MAARAAVRFAVFLVEVYRTAVSPLLGPHCRFHPSCSQYAADALKTHGLKTGGFMALGRIARCHPLSRGGYDPVKPAK